One genomic window of Motacilla alba alba isolate MOTALB_02 chromosome 1, Motacilla_alba_V1.0_pri, whole genome shotgun sequence includes the following:
- the CARS2 gene encoding probable cysteine--tRNA ligase, mitochondrial isoform X3, translating to MTRFFGIEVIMVMGITDIDDKIIKRANEMNISPVALARIYEEDFKQDMAALKVLPPTVYMRVTDNIPQIISFIKTIISSGQAYATSQGNVYFDVKSWGKRYGVFTAINPDTQDEAVDSDKRHGKDFALWKAAKPQELSWNSPWGKGRPGWHIECSTISSAVFGKQLDIHTGGIDLAFPHHENEIAQCEVYHQCEQWGNYFLHSGHLHVKGSQEKMSKSLKNYITIKDFLKKCSSDQFRMFCLRGRYSSAVEFSEESMEDAKNLLQAISSFIRDANAYIKGQLVCDPVREDILWERLANTKVTVKAAFADDFDTSRAVAAIMDLVHHGNRQLKAVTKDAGSPRSSVVYGSIISYIEGFFGALGMSFGERQVAVGGDKSAVLSSVIEELVRFRSKVRHYALALPETADAAPVESAAGAEESQQEQKEKRKQLMQERKPLLEACDSLRGDLAAFGIHIKDRAAVSTWEIVEGGQTEKKS from the exons ATGACAAGGTTTTTTGGAATTGAAGTTATCATGGTGATGGGGATCACGGACATAGATGACAAGATAATAAAAAGAGCCAATGAG atgaatATATCGCCAGTAGCTCTTGCTCGTATTTATGAAGAAGACTTTAAACAAGATATGGCTGCCTTAAAG GTCCTTCCTCCTACGGTGTATATGAGGGTGACTGACAATATTCctcaaataatttcctttataaaaacaataatttccAGTGGACAAGCTTATGCAACCTCTCAAG GCAATGTTTATTTTGATGTTAAGTCCTGGGGAAAAAGATACGGAGTGTTTACTGCTATTAACCCTGATACCCAAGATGAAGCAG TTGATTCTGATAAACGACATGGTAAAGATTTTGCCCTGTGGAAGGCTGCCAAGCCTCAAGAGCTATCTTGGAATTCTCCCTGGGGAAAAGGACGACCTGGATGGCACATTGAATGTTCCACAATATCAAG TGCAGtgtttggaaagcagctggaCATCCATACCGGTGGAATAGATCTTGCATTTCCTcatcatgaaaatgaaattgcacAGTGTGAGGTGTATCATCAGTGTGAGCAGTGGGGGAATTACTTTCTGCATTCTG gGCACTTGCATGTCAAAGGAAGTCAAGAAAAAATGTCAAAGTCATTAAAAAACTACATAACGATTAAG GATTTCCTGAAGAAATGCTCGTCAGATCAATTCCGAATGTTTTGTTTGCGTGGCAGATACAGCTCAG cAGTAGAATTTAGTGAGGAGAGCATGGAAGATGCAAAGAACCTTCTTCAGGCAATCTCCTCATTTATTAGAGATGCAAATGCTTATATAAAAGGACAGCTGGTGTGTGACCCTGTTAGAGAAGACATATTGTGGGAAAG GCTAGCCAACACAAAAGTAACCGTGAAGGCTGCGTTTGCAGATGACTTTGACACCTCCAGGGCTGTTGCAGCAATTATGGACCTCGTTCACCATGGCAACAGACAGCTTAAGGCTGTTACTAAG GATGCTGGATCTCCTAGAAGCTCTGTTGTGTATGGAAGCATTATTTCCTATATTGAAGGCTTTTTCGGTGCCCTTGGGATGTCCTTTGGAGAAAGACAG GTGGCTGTGGGAGGAGACAAGTCTGCAGTGCTCTCCAGCGTCATTGAAGAGCTGGTGAGGTTCCGCTCGAAGGTGCGGCATTACGCGCTGGCTCTGCCGGAAACGGCAGACGCCGCGCCAGTGGAGAGTGCAGCAGGAGCCGAGGAATCCCaacaggagcagaaggaaaagaggaagcagTTAATGCAGGAGAGAAAGCCCCTCTTGGAGGCTTGTGACAGTCTGCGTGGAGACCTTGCTGCCTTTGGAATCCACATAAAG gacagagctgctgtttcaaCCTGGGAAATTGTGGAAGGAGGgcagacagagaagaaaagctga